ATGCGGCTCAGCATTCGAGGGTCCCTTCTCCCGTGGTGGATGCCGTGGGCGTGGTGCGTTGCTGTTGTTGCTGCTGTTCCTGGTCCTGGTCGCCGCCCGGCGGGGTGTCCTGCGGATTGTGGTCGACGCTGCGGGTGGGGATGATCGAGATCGACTGGGTGTTCGCGGCCTGGTCGGCCACGAGTCCCTGGATGTCGTGCGCCGAGGTGCGGGTGTGGAAGTCGGGCTCCAGCCCGATCACCCAGGTGTCCTTGGAGCCGCCGCCCTGGCTGGAGTTGACCACGAGTTCGCCCTCGGGCAGGGCCACCCGGGTGAGGCCGCCAGGCAGCACCCAGACATCCGTGCCGTCGTTCACCGCGAAGGGGCGGAGGTCCGCGTGCCGCGGGCGCATGCCGTCTTCGACGAGAGTCGGGATGGTGGACAGCTGCACCACCGGTTGCGCGATCCAGCCGCGCGGATCCTTGAGCAGCTGCTGCCGGAGCGTCTCCAGTTCGGCCTTCGACGCAGCCGGGCCCACCACGAGGCCCTTGCCGCCGGAGCCGTCCACGGGCTTGACCACGAGCTGGTCGAGCCGGTCGAGCACCTCCTCGAGCGCGAGCGGGTCCTCCAGCCGCCAGGTGTCGACGTTCGGGATGATCGCCTCCTCGCCCAGGTAGTACTTGATCAGGTCGGGCAGGTACGTGTAGACGAGCTTGTCGTCCGCGACGCCGTTGCCCACGGCGTTGGCGATCGTGACGTTGCCCAGGCGGGCTGCCATCAGGATGCCGGGCGAGCCCAGCTGGGAGTCGGCGCGGAACTGCAGCGGGTCCAGGAACTCGTCGTCGACCCGGCGATAGATCACGTCGACCCGGGTCGGGCCCGCCGTGGTGCGCATCCACACCCGGCCGCCGGAGCAGAACAGGTCGCGGCCCTCGACAAGTTCGACGCCCATCAGCCGGGCCAGCAGGGTGTGCTCGAAGTAGGCCGAGTTGAAGACGCCCGGTGTGAGCACCACGATGTTCGGGTCGTCGACCCCGGCCGGCGCTGACGCGCGCAGGGCCTGCAACAGCTTGTTGGGGTAGTCGCCCACGGGGCGCACCCGCATCGATACGAACAGTTCGGGCAGGGTCTGTGCCATCACGCGGCGGTTCGAGATCACATAGCTGACGCCGCTGGGCACCCGCACATTGTCTTCGAGCACCCGCCAGGCCCCCACCTCGTCCCGGATGAGGTCGATTCCGGACACCTGGATTCGCACGTTGTTCGCCGACACGATCCCGGCCGCCTGGCGGTGAAAGTGCTTGGACGAGGTGATCAGGCCGGCCGGGATGACCCCATCCCGAACGGCCGCCTGCGGCCCGTAGATGTCGGCCAGGAACGCTTCGAGCGCCAGCACCCGCTGCTTGATGCCGGCCTCGACATTCACCCACTCTGGCTGTTCGATGACGCGGGGCACGGCGTCGAGTGGGAACGGCCGCTCCTCCCCGGCGAAGTCGAAGGTGACCCCCTGCGCCAGGTACGAGCTGGCCAGCGCGTCGGTGCGACCGCGCAACTCCTCCTGCGTCATCCGGGCGAGCGCACCGTAGACGTCTTTGTAGGCCGCACGGGCCTCGGAGGGCGACAGCGATGACGGATCGGGGAACATCTCGTCCCAGGCCGAAGCCTGTCCGCGTTCGCGCGGTGGTGCGGAGGTAGCGCCGTAGCCACTGAATAGGTCAACCATGACTGGATGTTAGTCGAGGGGTGTTGCCGGTTTGTTTCCTGACGCACGGCGTGGCGGCCGGTTCACAATCGACCGCCGCCCATGCCGATGGTCAACGGAATTTCGGGCGGCCGGTCCGTGCGAATGCATACAACATCACTGCACACTTTCCCCGTGACCAGCGAAAATCGCCAAATCTCTGCCGTTCATTCAGTTTTTTGCATACAGTTAGTGCAGTTCAGTTCCTGACGAAATCGTCAGTGCTCGTCGACCGCACCGACCAGATGTGAGCAGATATGCGCGCAGTTGTAGGGCCCCGCTGGCTGGGTCTGATGATTCCGGCGTCGCTCCTGGTCATCGCCGTGATCCTGGCGGCCCGGCTGGCCGGCCCCTCTGACGCGCTCCTGTCCATGCTGTCCACACGCATGCCCTTCACCACCGCGGCGGCGGCCGCTGCACCGGCCCTGTCGGGCATCCTGGGCGTGGGGCTGGGCCTCCTCGCGGCGCAACGGACCCCGTGGGCCGGCCGCTCGCTGCGTGCGCTGGCGCTGGCCGGCAGCGGTTTGTGCGTGGTGTGGATCGGCCTGTCGTGCTGCTTCTGGTTCGCCATTCAGTCCGAGGCGACGCCCGGCCTCACCGGCTCTCCGCTCGAGCGGGCCGGGCTGAGCCTGCTGAGCACCCTGATCCTTCCCGGCACGGCGGTGGCTTTCGGCGCATCGCTTGCCGTGGCCGTGCATGTCCGCGCCTGCGCCCGCCGGGTGTCCCTGGAGCCGTTCGTGCAAACCACCCGCAGCCGCGGTCTGCCGATCTCCCGGCTGCTGATCCGCACGACCCTCCGCCGCACCCTCCCCGCGGTGCTGAGCGTCCTGGCCACCGAAGCCGTCCTGATCTACGCCGGCGCCCTGCTCCTGCAGTCCGTGTTGACCCGGCCGTCCCTCGGGGCGCGGCTGCCGCCGCTGCTCCCGTCGGAGAGCCTGCCAGTTGTGATCGGTGCCGCACTCAGTGTGACGGTGGGGATCGTCATCGGCGGTGTGCTGATCGCTATGGCCGGCCAGGGCGACCTGGCCCTCACGCAGCGCCCCCACACCACCCGCTCCGTTGCCGCCCAGGGCAGCGGCAGCCTGGCCGTGATCCTGTCTGACTTCAGCCCTCCCGGCCCCAGCCCCGCCTTGGCGTCCACGAGCTTCCGGGCATCCGACATCCTGGATATTCGCGATTTGCAGATCCGGCCGCCCGGTGCCTGGACCGAGTCGGCCGGCTCCAACGGCATCAGCCTCACCGTGTCCCGTGGTCAGGCGCTCGCTGTGATCGGCAATGAGGGGTCCGGCGCCGCTCCCCTGTGCCTGGCCATCGCCGGGCTCCTGCCGCCCGCCACGGCGGTGGCGTCGGGATCGGTTCTCTTCGAGGGCACGGAACTCGTCGGCCTGGCCGAACATCACTTCCGGAAGCTGCGCGGGCGGCGAATCGGCTTCGTCGATGGCCCGGCAGGCGACCGGATTCCCCGCGACTGGCGCATCTTTCGTCACCTGAGCACCGTGCTCCCGCCGGCAGACACCCGCCAGACCCGCCGCACCGCTCTCGACCTTCTCGAGCGGGTGGGCGTCGAGACCCCAGAGGCCATCCTGGATGTGCACCCGCGCGACCTGAGCGCGACCACCCTGCAACGGGTGCTTCTGGCCAGCGCGCTGGCGCTCAACCCGCAACTCCTCATCGCCCTCGACCCGGCGGCCGGGTTCGATCCGCAGGAGGAGGCCGGCCTGCTCGACCTGCTGCACGACCTGCAGCAGGAACGAGGGCTCACCCTCATCGTCGCCTCCGCCAGCCCGGCGATCGTCACGAGGTGCGACAGGGTGGCCGTACTGCAGGCCGGAACCGTCATCGAGCACGCCTCGGCCGGCGAGATCGTCACCGCACCCCGGCATCCGCACACCCGCCGCCTGCTCGACGGAAGCGCCTCAGGGCCGGCTCCGATCACCCGTTGACCGGCCGAGCGGCGCTCAGTCCTCGGTCACCGCATTGCGGGCGCCGAGCACATGCGAGCGCATCGCCACTTCGGCCCACACGGTGTCGCCGGTACGCAGGGCGGTGAGGATGTCCCGGTGCTGATGATTGCTGCGGGCCCGGAAGTCTCCGCCGTCCCGCCGGAAGGCAGCCGCCATGAGCGGCACCCTCGAGACCGAAGAAGTCAGGGCCACCAGCTGGGGGCTGCGTGAGGCCGCCACGACGATGCGATGGAATTCAGCGTTCAACCGTCCGAGCTCGGCCAGACCCGCGTCGTCCTCAGCGGTGAGAAAGGGCTCCATGGCGTCGATGAGTTCGGCGAGCCGTCCCAGCTCCGCCACGGAGATCCGGGTCGCAGCCAGCCCGGCGGCACGACTTTCCAGGGACGCCCGCACGAAATACGTCTCGCGTACCTGCTCGATGGTCCAGGCAACGACCGTCGCGCCACGATTGGGCACAAAGGTCACCAGACCGGCCTCGTCCAGACGTCGGAGCGCCTCCCGCACCGGTGTGCGGCTCACACCCAGCTCCTGGGCGAGAGCTTGCTCGCGCAAGGTGGAGTTCGGGCCCAACTCGCCCGAGAGGATGCGCGCGCGCAACGCCAGATAGACCTTTTCACCGCCGGTGGAGACCACAGCGCCCTCCCTCAGCTCCGGGCGCTCCCCACCCGTAACACCGAGCCTTCCATAAACCCCGGGTCCGTGGGGAATTCCGGGCAAACCCGCATCCGGTGGCCAAGCCGCCGGACGCACGAAAAGGGCCCGTCTTGCGACGGGCCCTTCCGGTGCTTCTCGCGAAGCGGTTACTGCACGTGCTTAGATGCTGTTCACATCGAGCGGGATGCCGGGGCCGAACGTGGTCGACACGGCGCCCTTGGTGATGTAGCGGCCCTTTGAGGAGCTCGGCTTGAGGCGAACGATCTCCTCGAGTGCTGCACCGATGTTCTCGTTGAGCTGGTCGGCCGAGAACGAAGCCTTGCCAACGACGAAGTGCACGTTGGAGTGCTTGTCGACGCGGAATTCGATCTTTCCACCCTTGATGTCGTTCACGGCCTTGGCGACGTCAGGCGTCACGGTTCCGGTCTTCGGGTTGGGCATGAGACCGCGCGGGCCGAGGACCTTACCGAGACGACCGACCTTGCCCATGAGCTCGGGGGTCGAGACGGCGGAGTCGAACGAGGTGTAGCCGGCGGCTACCTTCTCGATGAGCTCGTCGCCACCGACCTCGTCGGCGCCGGCAGCGATTGCTGCCTCAGCCGCGGGGCCCGTTGCGAAGACGATGACGCGGGCGGTCTTGCCGGTACCGTGAGGAAGAATAACGGTGCCGCGGACCATCTGGTCGGCCTTGCGCGGGTCGACGCCGAGCTTGAGCGCGACCTCGACGGTGGAGTTGAACTTGACGGAACCGGTCTCGCGAGCGAGGGTGACGGCTTCGGTGGGGGTGTAGAACTTATCGGCTTCGATCTTCTCGACCGCAGCGCGGTAGGCCTTTGACTTGGGTGCCATTTTGAATCTCCTGTAGATGCATGTGCTGAGAGCGTGGTTTTCGTGAGCCTGGCTGGCTCTTCCACTTGGTGCCTGTCGGCAGGTCAGAAAGACCATGCCTGTCGGCTGGTGTTCGACGAATCGAACGAGAGGGTGTTAGCCCTCGACCGTGATGCCCATGGAGCGAGCGGTTCCGGCGATGATCTTCGACGCGGCGTCGAGGTCATTGGCGTTGAGGTCAACCATCTTGGCCTCGGCGATTTCGCGAACCTGCGCCTTGGTGAGCTTGGCAACCTTGACGGTGTGCGGGGTTCCGCTGCCCTTGGCAACTCCTGCGGCCTTCTTGATGAGCTCCGCTGCGGGCGGGGTCTTCAGGATGAACGTGAACGAACGGTCGTCGTACACGGTGATCTCAACCGGGATGACGTTGCCGCGCTGGGATTCGGTCTGGGCGTTGTATGCCTTGCAGAATTCCATGATGTTCACGCCGTGCTGACCCAGCGCCGGCCCGATGGGGGGTGCGGGGTTGGCGGCGCCGGCCTTGATCTGAAGCTTGATCAGACCAGTAACCTTCTTCTTCGGTGCCATTGTTCTTCCTTCGTTATTGATGTTCGAGCGGCCGCGAAGGTCGCTCTCCCGGTGGCCCGGATGGGCCCCGGTGGTTCAAAGTCCTGCTGGCCGAAGCCGGGCAGAACCTAAAGCTTGGTGACCTGGTCGAAGCTGAGCTCGACCGGGGTCTCACGCTCGAAGAGCGACACGAGCACGATGAGCTTGCCGCTCTCGGGCTTGATCTCGCTGATCGAACCGGGCAGGCCCGCGAACGAGCCTTCCTTGATCGTGATGGTCTCGCCGATTTCGTAGTCGATCTCGGCGGGCAGCACGCGCTGGGCGGCCTTGCCGGGGGCACCGGACTTGGTGACCGGAACATCCTTGATCTCAACGAGGCCCTTGAGCATGCCGAAGGCTTCTTCGAAACGCAGCGGGGTCGGGTTGTGGGCGTTGCCCACGAAGCCGGTGACCCCGGGGGTGTGGCGCACGACAGACCAGCTGTCTTCGTTGAGGTCCATGCGCACCAGGACGTAGCCGGGGATGCGCACGCGGGTGACCATCTTGCGCTGGCCGTTCTTGATCTCGACGACGTCTTCCATCGGAACCTCGACCTGGTAGATGAAATCTTCCATGGCCATGGACTGCTTGCGGTTCTCGATGTTCGACTTCACGCGACGTTCGAAGCCGGCGTAGGAGTGGATGACGAACCACTTGCCGGGCTGGAAGCGCAGTTCCTTGCGGAAGGCTTCGTACGGGTCCTCGTCTTCGGCCTCGACCTCGACCTCTTCTTCGTCCTCGACGGCCTCAGCGGCAGCCTCGGCCTCGTCGGCGGAGTCGATGTCGAGAGCGTCCTCGACGATGGCGTCGGCTTCGGGATCGGTCGACTCGGCGAGGGCATCCAGTGCGGCGTCGAGATCGTCTTCGATGTCGGCGTTCTCGTCTTCTACGTGCAGGGCGACCTGCTCGGCGGCTTCGACCGACGTCTCGTCGGCGGCGAGGGTGTTGCCCTCCTGCGCCTCATCGTCGTTGGAGGACTGTTCTGCGGCGGTGGCCCAGTCGACGTCGTCGCGATTGGTCTCAGTCACTAAATATCAATCCTTCTTCTATTGCGCGGGCGTGAGGCTGCACCATGGTGCTCACTCACCGATCCTGCGTTCATGATCAGTCGGGGTGCCGCTTCTGCGGCACGGCTCAACTGGGAGTGCCGAATACGTATGTGACGACGAGCGCGAACACCCAGTCGAGTGCCGATACCAGCGCCATCATGATCACCACGAAAATCAGAACCACTCCGGTGTAGCTGAGCAGTTCCTTGCGGGTCGGGGTGACGACCTTACGGAGTTCGGCCAGGACCTGCTTGATAAACAGGGACACCCGAGCGAACGGACCGCGCTTGGTTTCGCGGGCCACTCTGGCGTTGGCGACGATTTCCTCGCTG
This is a stretch of genomic DNA from Cryobacterium soli. It encodes these proteins:
- a CDS encoding circularly permuted type 2 ATP-grasp protein; this translates as MVDLFSGYGATSAPPRERGQASAWDEMFPDPSSLSPSEARAAYKDVYGALARMTQEELRGRTDALASSYLAQGVTFDFAGEERPFPLDAVPRVIEQPEWVNVEAGIKQRVLALEAFLADIYGPQAAVRDGVIPAGLITSSKHFHRQAAGIVSANNVRIQVSGIDLIRDEVGAWRVLEDNVRVPSGVSYVISNRRVMAQTLPELFVSMRVRPVGDYPNKLLQALRASAPAGVDDPNIVVLTPGVFNSAYFEHTLLARLMGVELVEGRDLFCSGGRVWMRTTAGPTRVDVIYRRVDDEFLDPLQFRADSQLGSPGILMAARLGNVTIANAVGNGVADDKLVYTYLPDLIKYYLGEEAIIPNVDTWRLEDPLALEEVLDRLDQLVVKPVDGSGGKGLVVGPAASKAELETLRQQLLKDPRGWIAQPVVQLSTIPTLVEDGMRPRHADLRPFAVNDGTDVWVLPGGLTRVALPEGELVVNSSQGGGSKDTWVIGLEPDFHTRTSAHDIQGLVADQAANTQSISIIPTRSVDHNPQDTPPGGDQDQEQQQQQQRTTPTASTTGEGTLEC
- a CDS encoding ATP-binding cassette domain-containing protein, with translation MRAVVGPRWLGLMIPASLLVIAVILAARLAGPSDALLSMLSTRMPFTTAAAAAAPALSGILGVGLGLLAAQRTPWAGRSLRALALAGSGLCVVWIGLSCCFWFAIQSEATPGLTGSPLERAGLSLLSTLILPGTAVAFGASLAVAVHVRACARRVSLEPFVQTTRSRGLPISRLLIRTTLRRTLPAVLSVLATEAVLIYAGALLLQSVLTRPSLGARLPPLLPSESLPVVIGAALSVTVGIVIGGVLIAMAGQGDLALTQRPHTTRSVAAQGSGSLAVILSDFSPPGPSPALASTSFRASDILDIRDLQIRPPGAWTESAGSNGISLTVSRGQALAVIGNEGSGAAPLCLAIAGLLPPATAVASGSVLFEGTELVGLAEHHFRKLRGRRIGFVDGPAGDRIPRDWRIFRHLSTVLPPADTRQTRRTALDLLERVGVETPEAILDVHPRDLSATTLQRVLLASALALNPQLLIALDPAAGFDPQEEAGLLDLLHDLQQERGLTLIVASASPAIVTRCDRVAVLQAGTVIEHASAGEIVTAPRHPHTRRLLDGSASGPAPITR
- a CDS encoding GntR family transcriptional regulator; protein product: MVSTGGEKVYLALRARILSGELGPNSTLREQALAQELGVSRTPVREALRRLDEAGLVTFVPNRGATVVAWTIEQVRETYFVRASLESRAAGLAATRISVAELGRLAELIDAMEPFLTAEDDAGLAELGRLNAEFHRIVVAASRSPQLVALTSSVSRVPLMAAAFRRDGGDFRARSNHQHRDILTALRTGDTVWAEVAMRSHVLGARNAVTED
- the rplA gene encoding 50S ribosomal protein L1, translated to MAPKSKAYRAAVEKIEADKFYTPTEAVTLARETGSVKFNSTVEVALKLGVDPRKADQMVRGTVILPHGTGKTARVIVFATGPAAEAAIAAGADEVGGDELIEKVAAGYTSFDSAVSTPELMGKVGRLGKVLGPRGLMPNPKTGTVTPDVAKAVNDIKGGKIEFRVDKHSNVHFVVGKASFSADQLNENIGAALEEIVRLKPSSSKGRYITKGAVSTTFGPGIPLDVNSI
- the rplK gene encoding 50S ribosomal protein L11 — encoded protein: MAPKKKVTGLIKLQIKAGAANPAPPIGPALGQHGVNIMEFCKAYNAQTESQRGNVIPVEITVYDDRSFTFILKTPPAAELIKKAAGVAKGSGTPHTVKVAKLTKAQVREIAEAKMVDLNANDLDAASKIIAGTARSMGITVEG
- the nusG gene encoding transcription termination/antitermination protein NusG, which encodes MTETNRDDVDWATAAEQSSNDDEAQEGNTLAADETSVEAAEQVALHVEDENADIEDDLDAALDALAESTDPEADAIVEDALDIDSADEAEAAAEAVEDEEEVEVEAEDEDPYEAFRKELRFQPGKWFVIHSYAGFERRVKSNIENRKQSMAMEDFIYQVEVPMEDVVEIKNGQRKMVTRVRIPGYVLVRMDLNEDSWSVVRHTPGVTGFVGNAHNPTPLRFEEAFGMLKGLVEIKDVPVTKSGAPGKAAQRVLPAEIDYEIGETITIKEGSFAGLPGSISEIKPESGKLIVLVSLFERETPVELSFDQVTKL
- the secE gene encoding preprotein translocase subunit SecE, translating into MARKVIDEPSEEIVANARVARETKRGPFARVSLFIKQVLAELRKVVTPTRKELLSYTGVVLIFVVIMMALVSALDWVFALVVTYVFGTPS